The Thermoanaerobacterales bacterium region AGGGCCGTATCGTTCTTCGTAGGCCTGGTGAAGGATGCGCAGGCGTTCCACGGCCTGATTATAGTCGTTTAACGCCTTGTGGCTCTCGGGGTGGGTATCCAGGAAAAGATTCAGCTCGACGGCGCGGAAGTGCCATTTCTGGATCTCGTGAAGCATCTCGTACCTTTCCTTACCCCAATCCCATTGTCCTTTGTTCATC contains the following coding sequences:
- a CDS encoding spore coat protein CotJB, with product MNKGQWDWGKERYEMLHEIQKWHFRAVELNLFLDTHPESHKALNDYNQAVERLRILHQAYEERYGPLMNHGGSPSGYPWAWVDDPWPWDIGM